The Aestuariibaculum lutulentum genome segment ATAAAAGAAGGTGATAAAATTGCCGAATGGTTAAATTCCTTAGGCATTTCGGCCTTTGTATTAAAATATCGTTTACCGAGTGATGCCATTATGAAAGAAAAAACAATTGGCCCTTTGCAGGACGCCCAAGAAGCGATTAGAACCTTACGCAGAAATGCAGATAAATGGCATCTTGATGTTAATAAAATAGGCATTATAGGCTTTTCTGCTGGTGGACATTTAGCTTCAACAGCGTCTACCCATTTTAACGAAAAAGTTTATAAAGCTGATGATATTAGTGCGCGACCAGATTTTTCTATGCTTATTTACCCGGTTATTTCTATGGAAGATGACATTACACATAATGGTTCTAAAGTAAACTTATTAGGCAAAAATGCTACAAAAGCATTGATTGAAAAATATTCAAACGAAAAACAGGTTAACGAAAACACCCCTCCTACCATTTTAATTCACGCCACCAACGACGGTGCTGTTCCGGTTGAAAACAGCATCAACTATTATATGGCTTTAAAAGAACATAAAGTTCCTGCGGAAATGCATATTTACGAAGACGGTGGTCACGGTTTTGGTTTAGGCAGAATAGGTACACACACCCAATGGCCGGAAGCTTGCGAAAACTGGTTGAGACATAACAAATTTATTACTGAAAAACCGGTTTATATGTTTTCGTATTTTAAAGGAAATGGAGAAGATGGCTTACATCTGGCTTATAGTGAAAACGGCTATAAATGGCAATCACTTAAAAACGACCAATCGTTCTTAACCCCCGAAGTCGGAAAAGATAAATTGATGCGCGACCCTTGTATTATAAGAGGTGGTGACGGACTTTTCCATATGGTCTGGACGGTAAGCTGGACCGATAAAGGTATTGGTTACGCCTCTTCAAAGGATTTAATTAACTGGTCTGAGCAAAAATTCATTCCTGTAATGGCTCACGAAGAAGGCGCCAGAAATACCTGGGCTCCAGAAATAACATATAACAATAAAACTAAAGAATACATCATATATTGGGCGACAACCATTATTGGCAAATTTCCAGAAACGCAATCTACCGAAGACAATGGTTATAATCACAGGATGTATTTCACGAAAACAAAAGATTTTGAAACATTCACACCTACAAAGCTGTTTTACGAACCAGGATTTAATGTAATCGATGGGACCATTAAAAAAGTTATTGATGATAAATTCGTGATGTTCTTAAAAGACGAAACCAAAAAGCCAATTCAAAAGAACTTAAAAGTAGCGTTTAGCAACAAACTAGATGGTAATTATTCAGAAGCCAGCGCTCCAATCACAGGAAAATATTGGGCAGAAGGTCCAACAGCCATAAATATTGATGGAAAATGGGTGGTTTATTTCGACAAATATACCGATCATAAATACGGTGCTGTGCAATCAACTGATTTAAAACACTGGGAAGATATTTCAGATAAAATCGAATTTCCTAAAGGCACAAGACACGGAACCGTTTTTACTATATCTCAAGAAGAATTTCAAAAATTAAAAAAACAATAGTTAAATATGAAAGAAGTTTTTACTTTGCTGAAAAATAAAGAATAAATAAAATGACCTTAATATCATTAAATAATTAAAGTTAATGATATTAAGGTCATTTTTAAAAATATACTTTGCTAGTATATCCACATGAAATCATGCCAAAAAAAACAACCATATACGATATAGCTAAAGAACTAAATATTACTGCTGCCACTGTATCGAGAGCATTAAATGATAGTCCTAGGGTAAAAGAAGCGACAAAAGAATTGATTATCGAAACTGCAAAAAAAATGAACTATGAGCAAAACAAACTTGCTCAGGCTCTAAAAAGTGGTAAAAGTTTTAATGTTGGTGTTATTGTACCTTACATAAATAGTAACTTTTTTGCATCGGTTATTAGAGGCATAGAAGAAGAATTATACCCAAAAGGGTATCATGTAATTATTTGTCAAACTCATGATCAGGAGAATTTAGAAATTGAAAACATTACCTCTTTATTAAACGCCCAGGTTGATGGCATTTTAATGTCGATTTCTAATTCAAATATTGAAAATAATACAACATTTAAAAACTTATTAAAAAAACATGTGCCTCTCATTTTTTTCGACAGAAAAAAAGATATCAAAGGAGTAAGTTCAGTGACTATAGATGACTTTAAAGGCGCTTATTTAGCCACGCAACACCTCGTTGAACAAGGCTGTAAACGTATAGCTCACCTTTGTAACGACAGATCTTTAGAAATTTTCCAGAATCGTTTTTTAGGCTACAAACAAGCTATTTTAGATGCAGGTTTAGAATTTGATGACCGTTTAGTTGTTGAAACGGTAAGTAAAGTGGATGAAGCCCGAAAAAGCGCACAAAAACTACTAAATCTGAACCAAAGACCAGATGGTATTTTTGCCTCCTGCGATTTTTCGGCACTTGGAGCTATTAAAGAAATTAAAGGTAATGACTTAAGAATCCCGGAAGATATTTGTGTTACAGGTTTTAGTAACGAACCTTTTTCTCAGTTCATGGAACTTTCTATTACATCTGTAGACCAATCACCCTTGGAAATGGGACGCATTGCTGCTAATGTATTTTTAGATGAAGTACAAAACAGCGCAAAGATTAAATCCGAAAAGCAAGTCATTCTGGCTCCTGAACTTATAATTAGAAAATCATCTTTAAAATCAATTTTAATTAATCAATAATCCTACAGGCAAAATTTTTAAATTAAATTTGCAATCGATTACACAAAAATAGAAAAATATTTATATATTGCAACAAATTCTAAAAAAACTACATAATATAATACCAACTAAACAAATATTAATCTAAAACCTTAATAAATTGATAATATTCACAAACCATAAAGAAAGCTCTTAGCTTAAAAATCTAAAGCACATACTTGTACTTCTGCCAGTCAAAATAAACATAACCACCACAAACACTATTATTTAGTGTACTTTTACCAACTCAACCAAATAAGTGCATGAAGAAAAAGACCACCATTTACGATATAGCAAAAAGGCTTAACATAACTGCCGCTACAGTATCGAGAGCTTTAAATGGGAATTCAAAAATAAGCGAGGCCACTCGTAAATTAGTTAGCGAAACTGCAAAAGAAATGAACTATGAGCAAAACAAACTTGCTCAGGCCCTAAAAAGTGGAAAAAGCTATAATGTTGGGGTTATTGTGCCTCGTATAGATAGCAACTTCTTTGCATCAGTCATCAGGGGAATCGAAGAAGAACTTTACCCGCAAGGCTATCATGTTATCATTTGTCAAACACATGATCAAAAGGATTTAGAAACAGAAAACATCAATTCTCTACTAAATGCTCAGGTTGATGGTATTTTAATGTCTATTTCTAATGCACAAAATGGAAATGATGATAGTTTTAATGCCCTTATCAAAAAAAATGTACCTCTTATATTTTTCGATAGAAAAAAAGATCTTAAAGGTATCAGTTCGGTAACAATAGACGATTTTAAAGGAGCATATGATGCAACTAAACATTTAATCGATCAAGGCTATAAACGCATAGCACATTTGTCTAACGACCGATCAATTTTAATTTTTAAAAATCGTTATCTAGGGTATAAACAGGCTATTTTAGATAGTGGACTTGACTTTGATGAAAGTTTGGTTATAGAAACTCACAGTAAGGTACTGGAAGGCAGAAAAACGATGAAGAAATTATTGGAAATAAAACAGAGGCCAGATGCAGTGTTCTCTTCAAGTGACTTTACAGCATTAGGTGCTATCCAGGAAATTAAGGCACATGGCTTAAGAATTCCGGAAGATATTAGTGTTGTTGGTTTCAGTAATGAGCCGTTTACCCGATTTATGGAACTCTCTATTACATCAGTAGATCAGTCTCCAATAGAAATGGGGCGTCTTACTGCTCAGGTATTTTTAGAAGAAGTTAATAATGATAAACGTATAAAGTCTGAAAAACAAGTGGTACTAACACCGGAACTTATCGTTAGAAAATCATCACTTAAAACTCAGATACCAGACAAAGCTTAATTATCTAAAATCCTTATTAACCATAAAAAAGCCACACTTAAAGTGTGGCTTTTTTATGGTTTATAAATTTAAAATATCCATTACAAAGATACTCCTCTTCGCCAAGGAATAAAATCGTTTTGATTTAATAATTTGGCTTTTGTTTGAATTCTTCCGCTGGCAACTTCAATGATGAAATCTAACATCTCTTCTGCCATTTCATCAATGGTCTTTTCACCACGAATAACGGCTCCGGTTTCAATATCGATAATATCCGGCATTTTTTCCTTTAACTCAGTGTTAGATGACACTTTAATGATTGGAGCAATTGGGTTACCTGTTGGCGTTCCTAAACCTGTAGTGAATAATACCACATTAGCTCCAGAACCCACAAGACCTGTTGTACTCTCTACATCATTTCCAGGCGTACACAATAAGTTTAATCCAGGCTTAGAAATATATTCTCCGTAATCTAAAACGTCTTTTACAGGAGAAGTTCCTCCTTTTTTAGCTGCTCCAGCCGATTTCATAGCATCGGTAATTAAACCATCTTTAATGTTACCTGGCGACGGATTCATATCGAAACCTGAACCAGCATCAACAACCGATTTCTCGTAAGCTTTCATTAAGTCTAAGAACTTCTCTCCATCGGCATCATCAACACAACGGTTTACTAATTCCTGCTCAACACCACATAATTCAGGGAATTCAGCTAAAACTGCAGTTCCGTTAAGGGCTACTAATAAATCTGAAACCGCTCCTAAAGTCGGGTTTGCAGAAATACCAGAGAAACCATCAGATCCACCACATTCTAAACCAACTCTTAATTTCGATAACGGTGCTGGCTGACGTTCAATTTTATTGGCTTCTTTAATGGCTTCAAAAGAATCTTTAACAATCGCTGTTAACATCTCATCTACCGTACCCATTTGTTGCTGTTCGTAAATTAAAACAGGTTTGTTTAAATTTGGGTTAATAGCATCTAAAGCTTCTTTGAACACACTAATTTGAAGGTTTTGACACCCTAAACTTAATACGGTACATCCAGCAACGTTCGGGTTATTCACATACCCTGCTAATAACTTCGCTAAGCTCTCAGAATCCTGACGGATACCTCCACAACCACCCGGGTGCGTAATGAATTTCACATCGATATTATCGAAAACATCGGTTGACTGTTCTGCAACAGCAGATTCATCGCTCCCACTAACTAGAGAACGTAATAACATCTGGTGAGGGTTCACCTTTTGTTTTAAAAGTTCGCGTTCAAAAACGTCTTTTAAGATTTCAATGTTACGGTTTTCGCAAAATACTAATGGGAAAAACAACCATACATTTTCTGTTCCTACCTGCCCATCTTCGCGGTGATACCCCATAAAGGATTTATCCTGCCATTTCTCTACGTTAGGAGCTGTCCACTGAACAGTTTCTGTTCTTCCTGATACTTTCTCGCTTTGGTGTTTTACGTTTTCGGTGGTTAATACATCACCTTTTTCAATAACGCCATTCGCCGAACCTACTAATACGCTATACATGATGATACGGTCTCCCGGCTCAAAACGTTGTAAAGCAATTTTGTGCTTCGATTTTGTATCTGAAAGTACTTTTATATCTTCTCCTTCAAAAGAAACAACGTCTCCAGCCTTTAAATCCACCAATGCTACCGCAACATTATCGGGCGCATTTACTTTTATGATTTTCTTTTGCATTTTAAAAAATGTATTTCGTTAACTTTTAATAATTAAAGTTTCGCGCTGTAATTTGCGTAACCAGCTTCAATACCGTTAGCTTCAATTTCTTCTAAAGCTAAAGCAACAGCATTAGTTAAATTTTCAACTTTTGTTAAATCTTGTCCCCAGTATTCTTCAATAGACAATACATCGTTTGCCACCTGAGTATAATCGTTAGATTTCCAGATTTCAGCAAATTTAGCTACGATATCTGCACTATCCTGTACTGGTAATTCTTCTCCATTCCAAGAACCTTTATAGAAACGAATTAAAGATGCAAATGCAAATGTTAAGTTTGCTGGCACTTTTCCGTGAACATCTACATACCCTAATAAACTTGGCAATACACGTACTGTAAATTTAGAAATTGAATTTAAAGCAATGCTTGATAAGTTATGAATAATGAATGGATTTCTAAAACGATCGAAAATCTCTTCAGCGAAGCTATTTAACTCCTCGCGATCCATTTCTAAAGTATCGATAATTTCGTTGAAAACGGCTTTGTTAATAAACTCACCAGTAAAGTCGTTATCAACAGATTGCTTTACAGTTCTGTTTCCGTATAAGTAAGAGAACGGTACCATTGCTGTATGCGCTCCGTTTAAGATACGTACTTTACGCGTGCGGTAAGGTTGCATATCGTCTACAATCTTAACATCAAGATTGGTTTTATCGAATGGTAATTTCGCTTTTAAATCGTCTCCACCTTCAATAACCCACAATAGGAATACCTCTGCAGCTACAATTAAATTATCTGCATAATCTAACTGTCCATTGTATGCTTCAATTTCATCTTTTGGATATCCTGGTACAATTCTATCTACTAAGGTACTGTGGAAAGCATTATGCTCTAAAATCCAGTTTTTAAAATCGTCACCTAAATTCCAATCGGCGATGTATTTTAAAATGATTTCTTTTAAGGTTTCTGAGTTGTGATTGATTAACTCACAAGGAATAATAGTTAATCCTTTGCTTGCATCTCCATTAAAGTGCTTAAATCTTTCGTGTAAAAGTACTGTTAACTTAGCTGGGAAAGAACTTGGTGGTTGCATTTCGGCAGTATCGCTTTCAACGTAAGCAATACCAGCTTCAGTAGTATTAGAAATGATAAATTCTAACGTCTCTTCTTTTGCTAAACTTAAATACTCACCAAAATTAGCGTAAGGATCTACCCCTTTTACAATATTATCGATTAATTCAACTTCCTGAATTTCTTCACCTTTTTTAATACCCTTCATGAAAAGCGTATATAGTCCATCCTGATCGTTTAGCATGTTTACTAAACCTCTGTCGATAGGTTGTACAACGGCAATTCCGGCATTAAAATCTGCTTTCTTATTCAACTCTTGAATCGCGTAACCGATGAAGGCTCTTAAAAAGTTTCCTTCACCAAACTGTACTATTTTAATCGGACGTTTTTCTTCAAGTCCAACGTTTGCTCTATTTAATTTTTTTATTGTTGACATATTTAATTAATAATTATTCATTGAAATTATTTGTTACATATCTGTAATAGGGCTGTATTTTGGAACCAATGTTTTCATTACACTCCACCCTATTAAGTAACAAACAGCACATATTGAGAAAATGATAAAATATCCTGCTTCTATGCCTTTAAATCCAAAGAAAGACATATTGGTATTAGCACTAAAATCGAATAAAAGACCAGATCCTTTATTAATAAGAGTTGAACCAATACCACCAGCTAAACCACCAATTCCGGTAACGGTTGCAATGGCTTTTTTAGGGAACATATCTCCTACTGTTGTAAAAATGTTCGCAGACCAAGCCTGGTGAGCTGCACCAGCTATACCAATAATGATAACAGGAATCCAGTAAGTGTAATGTCCTAGAGGCTGAGCAACTAAAGCTAATAATGGAAAAAATGCAAAAATTAACATCGCTCTCATTCTACCCGCATAAGGATTCATTCCTTTTTTCTCAACGAAATACGTTGGTAACCACCCCCCGATAATTGAAAGTAGTGTTATGGCGTATAAAATAAATAACGGGAAGGCTGCTTCGGTAGAATCCATGCCATAAACCGAACTTAAATACGCCGGTGTCCAGAATAAGAAAAACCACCAAACACCATCGGTCATAAATTTACCAAAAGCAAAAGCCCAGGTTTGTTTGTATTTGAAACAATCTGCTAACGATATTTTCTTTGTGTTTTCAGGAACATAACCTTCAATTTTACTATCCTCAAGATCATCTTGCTGAATATATTCTAACTCGGCTGCATTTACATGTTTACTTTTCTCTGGTTTATCATACATAAACACCCAGAAGCCCATCCATACAAAACCTAAAGCACCAATAATAATAAAGGCCATTTCCCAACCATAAGCTTCAGCAATAAAAGGAATTGAAATTGGCGCAGCTAAAGCACCTACTGTTGCTCCTGCATTAAAAATACTTGTTGAGAACGCACGGTCTTTCTTCGGGAAATATTCTGCGGTTGTTTTAATAGCTGCCGGAAAGTTTCCTGCTTCACCTAATGCTAAAACAAATCGAGCAAAAATAAACAAGGTTACACTTACAGAAATTACTAAACCTGTATCGTTAATTGTACCAATAATTTCCTTTGCTTCTTCAAAACCTACAAACCAATGTCCTGTTATATATCCAGAAGTAGCAATACCTGCAAAAGCATGCAAACAAGCACCAACAGACCAAACTCCGATAGCCCATAAAAATCCTTTTTTGGTATCTAAAATATCAACAAAACGACCTGCGAATATTAAAGAAATGGCATAAAAAATAGAGAATAACGCCGTTATGTTTCCATAATCGTTGTTAGTCCAGTTAAATTCAGGAGCTATAAAATCTTTCCATGTTAGGGAAAGTACTTGCCTGTCTAAATAATTTATGGTGGTTGCCATGAATAGAAGTCCGCAGATGGTCCATCTATACTTCGTTGCTTTTACTTTTGTGTTTTCATTCATAATAAATTAGTTTATTTGGTATTTAAATAAATTTAAAATTTTCATTTGAACTTATTTAGCTTAAAGCTCTTAATTCTATTTAAAATTTGAAATATTCTTTTGCATTGAAATAACTGATATCCGAAACCATTTTACCAATCCATTCCATATCGTTTGGTAATTCGCCGCGTTGTATTTCATCTCCTAAAAGATTACATAAAATACGTCTGAAATATTCGTGTCTTGGGAATGATAAGAAACTTCTTGAATCTGTTAACATACCAACAAAACAACTAATTAATCCCATATTAGATAAAGCGTTTAACTGTTTTGTCATCCCGTCTTTCTGGTCTAAGAACCACCATCCGGAACCAAACTGCACCTTACCTCTTACACTACCATCGTTAAAGTTACCAATCATGGTTGCCATAACTTCATTATCGGCAGGGTTTAAGTTATAAATAATCGTTTTAGTTAATTTATCTTTACTATCTAAAGCATTTAAGAATGCAGATAATTTTTGTGCTTGCGGATAATCACCAATAGAATCCCAACCAGTATCAGGACCTAGAATGCGGTGCATACGTGCGTTATTGTTTCTTAAAGCTCCTAAGTGAAATTGTTGTACCCATCCAAATTCATGGTAGGTTTCACATAAATATACTAAAATAGCACTTTGGAATTTTAATGCTTCCTCGTTTGTTAGATCTTTTCCTTCTCTTTTCTTCGCAAAAATGGCTTTAACTTCAGCTTCAGTATAAGCTTCGAAATAGATTTGATCTAATCCGTGGTCACATAAAGAACACCCGTTTGCATTAAAATATTCAATACGCTTTCTTAAAGCGCTAAGTAAATCATCATAAGAATTGATTTCAACTTCAGCCGATTTACCTAAGGCGTTTACATACTCATTGTACCCGTCGGCATTGATTAAAATAGCTTTATCAGGACGGAATGCCGTACTTACCTTTACGTTATAATCAGACTTAGCCAAAGCTTGATGATGCTCTAAAGTATCGATAGGATCTTCTGTAGTACAAACAACCTCTGCATTTACCTTATTTAATAACTGACGACAGCTGTAACTTCCTGAAGTTAACTGCTCCTGAGTTTGATCCCATACTTTTTCAGCTGTTTTTTCACTTAATAAATCGGTGATACCAAAATATCTCGTTAACTCTAAATGCGTCCAGTGGTATAAAGGATTACGCATGGTGTAAGGTACCGTTTTAGCCCAGTTTAAAAACTTGTCTTTATCTGAACCGTCTCCAGTTATAAACTTTTCGTTTACACCTAAAGTTCGCATAGCTCTCCATTTGTAATGGTCGCCATTAATCCAAACATTTGTAATATTGTTAAACGTCTTATCCTCTGCTATTTGTTGTGGTGGCAGGTGATTGTGATAATCGATAATAGGCTGATTTTTTGAGTACTCGTGGTATAACTCTTCAGCATACTTATTTTCTAATAGAAAATTGTCGTGAATGAATGTTTTGCTCATTTTAATTTCTTAATAATAATTTGTCTTTTATTTAGTCTTCGTTTGATGGCTTTCCAATAGTAGCAAGAATACCACCATCAACATAAACGACCTGGCCGTTTACAAAATCACTAGCCTTAGAAGCTAAAAAGATAGCTGCTCCAGCTAAATCTTCAGGATCTCCCCAACGTGCAGCAGGGGTCCTGTTTATAATAAATTCATTGAATGGGTGACCATCAACACGAATAGGTTCTGTTTGACTGGTTGCAAAATAACCAGGTCCAATACCATTTACTTGTATATTGTGCTTAGCCCACTCGGTAGCTAAGTTTTGGGTTAACATTTTTAAGCCGCCTTTTGCTGCTGCATAAGCAGAAACGCTATTTCTACCAAGTTCACTCATCATAGAGCAGATATTGATAATTTTTCCTTCTTTACGCTCAATCATTTGCTTAGCAACCAACTGCGACATAATAAAAGGTCCTACCAAATCCACATCTATTACACGTCTGAAATCTTCAACCGGCATAGTAATTGCCAACTCTCTTTTAATAATTCCGGCATTATTAACCAAAATATGAATATCACCAATTTCTTTTGCGATAATATCCATATGCTTTTTAGCATCTTCTTCGTTTGTAACGTCAAATAAATATCCTGAAGCAGTAAACCCTTGACCTCTGTAGTGATTTAGAGCGTCTTCCATCTTAGATGGGGTTGTTCCCGTTATAACAAGCTCGGCACCAGCACTTGCAAGTCCATCGGCCATAGCCATTCCTAAACCATGAGTACCTCCTGTAATAAGTGCTCTTTTTCCTTTTAAATTAAATAAATTCATTGTCTTATATTAATTTGTTTCCTTTAGTAAAAATCCTTTATAATTTTAGGCTTTAATCTATTAAAAAACAAAGCGTTCAGTTTAGTTAATCGTTTAAGCTAAAAATTCTAACGTAATCGATTACGCAAAAATAATTAATTTAGGGATTACTCACTACCTAAATTAACATTATCACTAAAAAAAAGCATTATTTTCAAAGATTAGTCTGTAAATATATAAATTATTGAGTGATTTGTTAATCTCATCAAGCAAATTGTAATGACAAAAGGTTTAAAAATTACCTTAACAGAATATTAAACCAATACAATTATTTAAAACTCAAATAACACCTAAAAATATATAAGCTAAAAAAGGTTGACTGTAAAACATAATTTGCTAAAATACAGACAACCTTTCAAAGGTATTAAAACCCTTTTTATTTCCTTTACAACTTTGGTTTTTATTCGATTTTATAACTATTAATTCCTAAAGCATCCCATCCTTTTTTAACTTCAGTAAGTGCTATTTTAAAACTTTCAAAGTCTTTATTTTCTAAAGCTGTCCAACCTACCTCTGCATAAGCGGCTATTCTTGGAAAAGTTTGATATTCTATATCTTTATTTGTAGGCGTCCATTCACTCCACATCTGACAACCTAATCCGTAAATATTTTTATGATATTTTTCATCCAGTCCTTCCGGAATCGGATTAAAACGATAAGCCTTTTCTAAAGGAATACCTTTATACTTATAATCCAGGTAAGTAAATTTATGCCAAGAATTAACTATGCCGTAACCTTTACTTGCTGCCTCGGTTAAAAGATTTATATCTCCTTTCCAGAAATGCACCACGACATTCTTAGCCAACTCAGTTTCCGCTTCCTCATCATCCTTTTTCTCTTCAAAATCAAAGTGCAGTTTTTTACCCATAATCTCATTCCATCCCATCATTCTTCTACCGTGCTCCTGCATAAATATCGAAATCTTATTAACAAAATCGATTTGCAAATCGGCAGGTGTGTTAATGCCATGTTCTTTCATGTATTGTTGTACTCTTGAAGACTTTTCCCAAACTTCATAAGGCACTTCATCTCCACCAATATGAATAACATCCGACGGAAATAAATCAAATAATTCTAACAAAACATCTTTAACAAACTGAATGGTCTCTGGTTTTGAAACATCATAATTATCATAATGACGTCCAAACTTAACCGGCACATCAATATCTTCTCCTTTAGTTCCTAACCATGTATATGCTGCAATAGCCGCACTGGAATGTCCTGGCATTTCAAATTCCGGTACAATTTTAATATTTCTCTCAGCAGCATAAGCCACAATATCCCTTATTTGCTCTTGCGTATAAAACCCTCCGTGAGGCTCACCCGAGGTTTTACCACTTTTCCATGTTTCTATTTCGCTATCGGTTCTAAAAGCTCCTACTTTTGTTAATAAAGGGTATTTTTTTATTTCTATTCGCCATCCGGCATCATCGGTTAAATGCCAGTGAAACACATTCATTTTTAAAGCCGCCATTTGGTCAAGCATTTGTTTCACAAAAGCTTCACCATGAAAGTAACGCGCTTCATCTAACATATAG includes the following:
- the uxaC gene encoding glucuronate isomerase, which translates into the protein MSKTFIHDNFLLENKYAEELYHEYSKNQPIIDYHNHLPPQQIAEDKTFNNITNVWINGDHYKWRAMRTLGVNEKFITGDGSDKDKFLNWAKTVPYTMRNPLYHWTHLELTRYFGITDLLSEKTAEKVWDQTQEQLTSGSYSCRQLLNKVNAEVVCTTEDPIDTLEHHQALAKSDYNVKVSTAFRPDKAILINADGYNEYVNALGKSAEVEINSYDDLLSALRKRIEYFNANGCSLCDHGLDQIYFEAYTEAEVKAIFAKKREGKDLTNEEALKFQSAILVYLCETYHEFGWVQQFHLGALRNNNARMHRILGPDTGWDSIGDYPQAQKLSAFLNALDSKDKLTKTIIYNLNPADNEVMATMIGNFNDGSVRGKVQFGSGWWFLDQKDGMTKQLNALSNMGLISCFVGMLTDSRSFLSFPRHEYFRRILCNLLGDEIQRGELPNDMEWIGKMVSDISYFNAKEYFKF
- a CDS encoding gluconate 5-dehydrogenase → MNLFNLKGKRALITGGTHGLGMAMADGLASAGAELVITGTTPSKMEDALNHYRGQGFTASGYLFDVTNEEDAKKHMDIIAKEIGDIHILVNNAGIIKRELAITMPVEDFRRVIDVDLVGPFIMSQLVAKQMIERKEGKIINICSMMSELGRNSVSAYAAAKGGLKMLTQNLATEWAKHNIQVNGIGPGYFATSQTEPIRVDGHPFNEFIINRTPAARWGDPEDLAGAAIFLASKASDFVNGQVVYVDGGILATIGKPSNED
- a CDS encoding beta-N-acetylhexosaminidase, with translation MRYLLCLFFVTLLSASEKNKTFTASEVTLLPKPLNVVLGKSSFSIKKSIKISFENYDQKQTANYLSNLLKSKTGNQSKLVEGRKADIEFKKDNTLQDEAYTLLVTPETIIIKSNSRAGAFYAVQTLNQLLSEGGGEGEDKVKWLIPSIEVRDAPRFKWRAYMLDEARYFHGEAFVKQMLDQMAALKMNVFHWHLTDDAGWRIEIKKYPLLTKVGAFRTDSEIETWKSGKTSGEPHGGFYTQEQIRDIVAYAAERNIKIVPEFEMPGHSSAAIAAYTWLGTKGEDIDVPVKFGRHYDNYDVSKPETIQFVKDVLLELFDLFPSDVIHIGGDEVPYEVWEKSSRVQQYMKEHGINTPADLQIDFVNKISIFMQEHGRRMMGWNEIMGKKLHFDFEEKKDDEEAETELAKNVVVHFWKGDINLLTEAASKGYGIVNSWHKFTYLDYKYKGIPLEKAYRFNPIPEGLDEKYHKNIYGLGCQMWSEWTPTNKDIEYQTFPRIAAYAEVGWTALENKDFESFKIALTEVKKGWDALGINSYKIE